From Microcystis aeruginosa NIES-2549, a single genomic window includes:
- the uvrC gene encoding excinuclease ABC subunit UvrC, translating to MFGNNLNSTLIQDLDRLENRLREIPLEPGVYFLRDQNGEILYIGKSKKLRSRVRSYFRPSQPLSPRIALMVRQVTEIEFIVTDTEAESLALEANLIKQHQPHFNTLLKDDKKYPYICITWSETYPRIFITRKRRINNQKDRYYGPYVDTRLLRHTLHLIKRTFPLRQRPQPLFKDRPCLNYDIGRCPGVCQKLISPQDYRETLQKVAMIFQGRTGELLEKLATKMLEASENLDFEKAATIRDQIRGLQALNTDQKVSLPDDTVSRDAIALAKDEQHCCIQLFQVRSGRLVARLGFFADSQSANEGEILQKVLEEHYLSVEGVEIPSEILLPCELPEGEVLAGWLREKKGRKVELTVPQRQSKADLLAMVEKNALYELEKTKRSADRDLQSLQDLAVILDLPALPHRIEGYDISHIQGSNAVASSVVFIDGVAANQHYRHYKIKNPEVKIGHSDDFASLAEVIRRRFRRYAENTDNIAESDDFPDLVMIDGGKGQLSAVVAVLGEMNLLEQVKVVSLAKQREEIFLPGESSPLETDKEQPGVQLLRRVRDEAHRFAVSFHRQQRMQKSRRSRLDEIPGLGFKRQKELLANFHSVDYIREASLEQLQQVTGIGEQLAKEIYNYFHPR from the coding sequence ATGTTCGGGAATAATCTTAACTCTACCCTAATCCAAGACCTCGATCGCCTAGAAAATCGTCTTCGGGAAATTCCCCTCGAACCGGGAGTGTACTTCCTGCGCGACCAAAATGGCGAAATTCTCTACATCGGTAAATCCAAAAAACTCCGGTCTAGAGTCCGTTCCTATTTTCGTCCCAGTCAACCCCTCAGTCCCCGCATTGCTTTGATGGTGCGACAGGTGACAGAAATTGAATTTATCGTCACCGACACGGAAGCAGAATCCTTGGCCCTGGAAGCTAATCTAATTAAACAACATCAGCCCCATTTTAATACTCTCCTCAAGGACGATAAAAAATATCCATACATTTGTATTACTTGGTCGGAAACCTACCCGCGCATTTTTATCACCCGCAAACGTAGGATAAATAACCAAAAAGACCGTTATTATGGTCCCTACGTCGATACTAGGCTGCTGCGCCACACTTTACACCTAATTAAACGCACTTTTCCCCTGCGTCAACGTCCCCAACCTCTGTTTAAAGACCGTCCCTGTTTAAATTATGATATCGGTCGTTGTCCGGGGGTTTGTCAAAAATTAATTAGTCCCCAAGATTATCGGGAAACCTTGCAGAAAGTGGCGATGATTTTTCAGGGAAGGACGGGAGAATTATTAGAGAAATTAGCGACAAAGATGCTAGAAGCGTCGGAAAACCTAGATTTTGAAAAAGCGGCCACGATTAGGGATCAAATTCGCGGATTACAGGCCCTTAATACCGATCAAAAAGTCTCTTTACCTGATGATACCGTATCCCGGGACGCGATCGCTTTAGCTAAGGACGAGCAGCATTGTTGCATACAATTATTCCAAGTGCGTTCTGGTCGTTTGGTGGCACGTTTGGGATTTTTTGCCGATAGTCAGTCAGCAAACGAGGGAGAAATCCTGCAAAAAGTCCTAGAAGAACATTATTTATCGGTGGAAGGGGTGGAAATTCCCAGCGAAATCCTGTTACCCTGCGAATTACCGGAAGGTGAGGTGTTAGCGGGGTGGTTAAGGGAAAAAAAAGGTCGCAAAGTCGAGTTAACTGTCCCCCAACGGCAAAGTAAAGCGGATTTATTAGCTATGGTGGAGAAAAACGCTCTTTATGAGTTAGAAAAGACGAAAAGAAGCGCCGACCGAGATTTACAGTCTTTGCAGGATTTAGCGGTAATTCTCGATTTACCGGCACTGCCGCACCGCATCGAGGGTTATGATATTTCTCATATTCAGGGTTCTAATGCAGTCGCGTCGTCAGTGGTGTTTATCGATGGGGTGGCCGCTAATCAACATTATCGTCACTATAAAATCAAAAATCCCGAGGTTAAAATCGGCCATTCCGATGATTTTGCCAGTTTAGCAGAAGTAATTCGCCGGCGTTTCCGTCGTTATGCCGAAAATACCGATAATATTGCCGAAAGTGATGATTTTCCCGATTTGGTCATGATTGATGGGGGAAAGGGACAATTATCGGCAGTGGTGGCAGTTTTAGGGGAGATGAATTTATTAGAACAGGTAAAAGTTGTTAGTTTAGCTAAACAGAGAGAGGAGATTTTTTTACCCGGGGAATCCTCTCCTTTAGAGACGGATAAGGAACAACCCGGAGTGCAATTATTGCGTCGAGTCAGGGATGAAGCGCACCGCTTTGCTGTTAGCTTTCACCGACAACAAAGGATGCAAAAAAGTCGCCGTTCCCGTTTGGATGAGATACCGGGGTTAGGTTTTAAGCGACAAAAGGAGTTATTAGCTAATTTTCATTCGGTGGATTATATTCGCGAAGCTTCCCTAGAACAATTGCAACAGGTGACAGGAATTGGGGAACAATTAGCTAAGGAAATTTATAATTATTTTCATCCTAGGTAG
- the leuB gene encoding 3-isopropylmalate dehydrogenase: MTQQYRITLLPGDGIGPEILAVTVEILKVIAKKFDLQFDFQTALIGGAAIDETGSPLPEATLSACKNSDAVLLAAIGGYKWDNLPRQQRPETGLLGLRSGLGLFANLRPATIFPQLIDASSLKREIIEGVDIMVVRELTGGVYFGQPKGIFETETGEKCGVNTMVYLESEVDRIAKVAFEIAQKRGKKLCSVDKANVLDVSQLWRDRVTKIAANYPDVELSHLYVDNAAMQLVRAPKQFDTIVTGNLFGDILSDEAAMLTGSIGMLPSASLGTAGVGVFEPVHGSAPDIAGQDKANPIAQILSAAMMLKYGLNQPLAAAALEKAVEKVLDLGYRTGDIFSEGMTLVGCQAMGQAILKVLES, translated from the coding sequence ATGACGCAACAGTATCGCATTACCCTACTACCCGGCGATGGCATCGGGCCGGAAATCCTCGCTGTCACCGTAGAGATACTGAAAGTCATCGCTAAAAAATTTGACCTCCAGTTTGACTTCCAAACCGCTTTAATTGGAGGGGCAGCCATTGATGAAACCGGCAGTCCCCTCCCCGAAGCAACTCTGAGCGCCTGTAAAAATAGTGATGCTGTTCTCCTGGCTGCTATCGGGGGTTATAAATGGGATAATTTGCCCCGGCAGCAAAGGCCAGAAACGGGATTATTAGGCTTAAGATCTGGTTTAGGTCTTTTTGCTAATTTGCGTCCTGCCACCATTTTTCCGCAATTAATCGACGCTTCTAGTCTCAAAAGGGAGATTATCGAGGGAGTGGATATCATGGTCGTCCGGGAATTGACCGGGGGTGTTTACTTCGGTCAACCGAAGGGGATTTTTGAGACAGAAACGGGAGAAAAATGCGGTGTAAATACCATGGTTTACTTGGAATCAGAGGTAGACCGCATCGCTAAGGTGGCCTTTGAAATTGCCCAAAAACGCGGCAAGAAACTCTGTTCCGTCGATAAAGCTAATGTTCTCGATGTTTCCCAACTCTGGCGCGACCGGGTGACGAAAATCGCCGCTAATTATCCCGATGTGGAACTTTCCCATCTCTACGTCGATAACGCAGCCATGCAGTTAGTCCGTGCCCCCAAACAATTTGATACTATCGTCACGGGCAATTTATTCGGTGATATTCTCTCCGATGAAGCGGCCATGTTAACTGGTAGTATCGGAATGTTACCCTCCGCTAGTTTAGGGACTGCTGGGGTGGGAGTTTTTGAACCCGTCCACGGTTCGGCCCCGGATATCGCCGGCCAAGATAAAGCCAATCCGATCGCCCAAATTCTCAGCGCTGCTATGATGTTAAAATATGGGCTAAATCAGCCTTTAGCGGCAGCAGCACTGGAAAAAGCCGTAGAAAAAGTCTTAGACCTCGGTTATCGTACTGGAGATATTTTCTCGGAGGGTATGACCTTAGTAGGATGCCAGGCTATGGGCCAGGCCATCCTGAAAGTTTTAGAATCCTAA
- the rfbC gene encoding dTDP-4-dehydrorhamnose 3,5-epimerase: MKVIPTEIPDVLIIEPQVYGDDRGFFLESFNQKDFREKTGVNTTFVQDNHSMSLKNVLRGLHYQIPNPQGKLVRVVSGSVFDVAVDARQSSPTFGQWVGCVLSAENKRIFWVPEGFAHGFLVLSERAEFLYKTTNYYYPQYEKTILWNDADLGIDWPLETPPILSPKDQAGQPFKSVEVFP, from the coding sequence ATGAAAGTTATTCCCACGGAAATTCCTGATGTTTTAATTATTGAACCGCAAGTTTACGGAGACGATCGAGGTTTTTTCTTGGAGAGTTTTAATCAGAAAGATTTTCGAGAGAAAACTGGGGTTAATACCACTTTTGTCCAGGATAATCACTCTATGTCCCTAAAAAATGTCCTGCGAGGATTGCACTATCAAATTCCCAATCCCCAGGGTAAACTGGTGCGAGTAGTGAGCGGTAGTGTTTTTGATGTGGCCGTGGATGCGCGTCAAAGTTCCCCCACTTTTGGGCAATGGGTAGGCTGTGTTTTAAGTGCGGAAAATAAACGTATTTTCTGGGTTCCCGAAGGTTTTGCCCATGGCTTTCTAGTCCTCTCCGAGCGAGCAGAATTTCTCTACAAAACCACTAATTATTATTATCCCCAATACGAAAAAACTATTTTATGGAATGATGCCGATTTAGGGATTGACTGGCCTCTAGAGACCCCGCCGATTCTCTCCCCTAAAGACCAAGCTGGACAACCCTTTAAATCCGTGGAAGTTTTCCCCTAA
- the lspA gene encoding signal peptidase II translates to MLKKNRWFWIVAVIGLILDQVTKYITVQSFEQIGDTFPIIPGVFHFTFVINTGAAFSAFRGGVGWLKWLSLLVSLGLMAFAYFGPHLNRWEQLAYGFILAGAFGNGIDRFLFGYVVDFLDFRLINFPVFNLADVFINIGIICLLISTFPHKSPRSK, encoded by the coding sequence ATGTTAAAAAAGAATCGCTGGTTTTGGATAGTGGCGGTGATTGGTCTAATTTTAGACCAAGTAACTAAGTATATAACCGTGCAGAGTTTTGAGCAAATTGGTGATACTTTCCCGATTATTCCGGGGGTTTTTCATTTTACATTTGTGATTAATACCGGGGCGGCTTTTAGTGCTTTTCGGGGCGGTGTTGGTTGGCTAAAATGGCTATCCTTATTAGTTAGTTTGGGATTAATGGCTTTTGCCTACTTTGGACCGCATTTAAATCGTTGGGAACAATTGGCCTACGGTTTTATTTTAGCAGGGGCTTTCGGCAATGGTATCGATCGCTTTTTGTTTGGTTATGTGGTGGATTTTCTCGATTTTAGATTGATTAATTTTCCTGTTTTTAATCTGGCTGATGTCTTTATCAATATCGGGATTATTTGCCTCTTAATTTCTACCTTTCCCCACAAGTCGCCTCGTTCTAAGTAG
- the bioB gene encoding biotin synthase BioB, with product MVQVSTHSATQSIPMEGEALKNWLQTRANQIIAGDRLSKQEALALTAIEGQENIFSLCEAADRIRQACCGNTVDLCSIINIKSGSCSENCSFCSQSVHHPGQDSPIYGLKSREEIVSHAKAAAEAGAKRFCLVSQGRGLKYNSPKSKEFEEILATVQEIIETAKIKPCCALGELTLPQAQALKEAGVTRYNHNLEASENFYPNVVSTHSWQDRVETVKNLKAAGIQACTGGIIGMGESWTDRIDLAFSLAELEVESVPINLLNPRSGTPLGHLPKLDPFTALKAIAIFRFILPQQILRYAGGREAVMGELQNLGLKSGINAMLIGHYLTTLGQPPQQDQAMLADLSLIGGEAPIPGEYQPQQAT from the coding sequence GTGGTACAAGTCTCTACACACAGCGCTACTCAATCTATCCCCATGGAGGGAGAAGCCTTAAAAAACTGGTTACAGACTAGGGCTAATCAGATTATCGCCGGCGATCGACTCAGTAAGCAAGAGGCCCTGGCTTTAACTGCGATCGAAGGTCAGGAAAATATTTTCAGCTTATGTGAGGCTGCTGATCGCATTCGTCAGGCCTGTTGTGGCAATACGGTGGATTTATGTAGCATAATCAACATAAAATCGGGAAGTTGTTCGGAAAATTGTAGTTTTTGTTCCCAATCCGTCCACCATCCCGGCCAAGATTCGCCTATCTACGGTTTAAAAAGTCGCGAGGAAATCGTCAGCCATGCGAAAGCGGCAGCCGAAGCGGGGGCCAAACGCTTCTGTTTAGTTAGTCAAGGTCGGGGATTAAAGTATAATAGCCCCAAATCCAAGGAATTCGAGGAAATACTGGCCACAGTTCAAGAAATCATCGAAACCGCCAAGATTAAACCCTGTTGCGCCTTGGGAGAGTTAACCCTCCCCCAAGCCCAGGCCTTAAAAGAAGCCGGAGTTACCCGTTATAATCACAATCTGGAGGCTTCCGAGAATTTTTATCCTAACGTCGTCTCCACCCACAGTTGGCAGGATCGGGTAGAAACGGTAAAAAACCTGAAAGCGGCGGGAATTCAGGCTTGTACTGGCGGAATTATCGGTATGGGGGAAAGTTGGACTGATCGCATTGATTTAGCTTTTTCTCTGGCGGAATTAGAAGTGGAATCAGTGCCGATTAACCTATTAAACCCCAGAAGTGGCACCCCTTTAGGTCATTTACCCAAACTGGACCCTTTTACTGCCCTAAAAGCGATCGCTATTTTCCGGTTTATCTTACCTCAACAAATCCTCCGTTATGCTGGGGGACGAGAGGCAGTGATGGGAGAATTGCAAAATCTGGGGCTAAAATCGGGAATTAATGCTATGCTGATTGGGCATTATTTGACCACTCTAGGACAACCCCCCCAACAGGATCAGGCGATGTTGGCTGATCTTAGTTTAATAGGAGGAGAAGCCCCCATCCCCGGTGAATACCAACCCCAACAGGCAACCTAA
- a CDS encoding type II toxin-antitoxin system HicB family antitoxin codes for MKIRYELIIYWSNEDQLFIVEVPELAGCMADGETYQEAVQNAEIIIQQWIETAQELGREIPEPKGRLLFA; via the coding sequence ATGAAAATTCGTTATGAACTGATTATTTACTGGAGTAATGAGGATCAACTATTTATCGTTGAAGTTCCAGAACTTGCAGGATGTATGGCTGATGGAGAAACTTATCAAGAAGCTGTGCAAAATGCTGAAATCATTATTCAACAATGGATTGAAACAGCACAGGAATTAGGCCGAGAAATTCCTGAACCTAAAGGACGTTTATTATTTGCTTGA
- a CDS encoding low molecular weight protein-tyrosine-phosphatase translates to MPYNWQFSDDSTSEFMPYKLLFVCLGNICRSPAAENIMTYLIEQEGLGNKILCDSAGTAGYHIGSPPDSRMNTAAKKRGIPLQGTARQFTREDFDNFDLILAMDKSNYQDILSLDRTGKYQEKVKLMCDYARYHPEKEVPDPYYGGREGFDRVIELLLDSCGSLLEEVKNKI, encoded by the coding sequence ATGCCCTATAATTGGCAATTTAGTGATGATTCTACCAGTGAATTTATGCCCTATAAACTACTCTTCGTCTGTTTAGGAAATATCTGTCGTTCTCCCGCTGCCGAGAATATCATGACTTATCTGATTGAACAAGAAGGATTAGGTAATAAAATCCTCTGTGATTCTGCGGGGACTGCCGGTTATCATATCGGTTCTCCTCCCGATTCTCGCATGAATACGGCGGCCAAAAAACGCGGTATTCCTCTGCAAGGGACAGCCAGACAATTTACCCGCGAGGATTTCGATAATTTTGATCTAATCCTAGCCATGGATAAATCCAATTATCAAGATATTTTATCCCTAGATCGGACAGGAAAATATCAAGAAAAGGTCAAGTTAATGTGTGACTATGCTCGTTATCACCCAGAAAAAGAAGTTCCCGATCCCTACTACGGTGGTCGTGAAGGTTTTGACCGCGTAATCGAGCTACTTTTAGACTCCTGTGGCAGTCTTTTGGAGGAAGTAAAAAACAAAATTTAA
- a CDS encoding response regulator transcription factor → MPLLILIADDDPGIRLAVKDYLELAGYSVVAASNGLEALNLLDTYHPHLLVSDIKMPRLDGYSLVTKVRQQPEFRLLPVIFLTERGSTEERIRGYQVGCDIYLPKPFEMEELKAVIRNLLERAQMVQSERQYQKLKPEESPKTRDVLTSSLQDDFKLTNREREVLEHLARGLSNSEIGQKLHLSSRTIEKYVSSLLRKTNTNNRAELVRFSLEHRLID, encoded by the coding sequence ATGCCTCTTTTGATTCTAATTGCCGATGATGACCCCGGTATCCGCCTAGCAGTCAAAGACTATTTAGAATTAGCAGGTTATAGTGTGGTAGCGGCGAGTAATGGTTTGGAAGCTTTGAATTTATTGGATACCTATCATCCTCATCTTTTGGTATCGGATATAAAAATGCCGCGTTTAGACGGTTATTCTTTGGTGACTAAGGTGCGGCAACAGCCAGAATTTAGGTTATTACCAGTAATTTTTTTAACCGAAAGAGGGTCAACAGAAGAAAGAATTCGCGGTTATCAAGTGGGTTGTGATATCTATCTTCCTAAACCTTTTGAGATGGAGGAATTAAAAGCGGTTATTCGCAATCTTTTAGAGCGAGCGCAAATGGTGCAAAGCGAACGTCAATATCAGAAATTAAAACCAGAAGAAAGCCCCAAAACTAGGGATGTTTTAACTTCTTCTTTACAGGACGATTTTAAGTTAACTAATCGCGAGCGGGAAGTGTTAGAACATTTAGCCCGGGGACTTTCTAACAGTGAAATTGGGCAAAAACTGCATCTTAGTTCTCGCACGATCGAGAAATATGTTAGCAGTTTACTCAGAAAAACCAATACTAACAATCGGGCTGAATTGGTTCGTTTTTCCCTTGAACATAGATTAATCGATTAG
- a CDS encoding branched-chain amino acid ABC transporter permease encodes MTDYLVSLTIWAGIYAIFALGLNLQWGFTGLINFGHVAFATLGAYATVLLTLQGVPMIFAAIVGAILGALLGLAIGFSTLRLRADYLAIVTIGVSELIRLLVLNEDWLTKGSFGLQRYPLPLDINPSFPVKLLIIALFTLLAIFALWQLGRNLQRQWREAGQISGKSYQPTQKRALIFWGLLGSIILLFLYINGVIALNDYNYKAGLMVVVLILLALVYTGLELLLRSPWGRILKAIREDEEIPRALGKNVFWYKLQSLMLGGAIAGLAGAFLAWQLTTIYPTNFEPLLTFNAWIIIILGGSGSNAGTLLGAVIFWAYDSLTRFILPQLDIFNDSQLGALRIMIIGLLLMVLMIWRPQGILGKKEELTLGK; translated from the coding sequence ATGACAGATTATTTAGTTTCCTTGACAATTTGGGCGGGTATTTACGCGATTTTTGCCCTCGGTTTAAATCTACAATGGGGATTTACTGGCTTAATTAACTTTGGTCACGTTGCTTTTGCCACTTTAGGAGCTTATGCAACGGTTTTATTAACTTTACAGGGTGTACCGATGATTTTTGCCGCTATTGTCGGGGCGATCCTAGGGGCATTGTTGGGATTAGCCATCGGTTTTTCCACCCTGAGATTAAGAGCCGATTATCTAGCGATTGTCACCATCGGGGTGTCTGAGTTAATTCGTTTGCTGGTGCTTAACGAGGATTGGTTAACGAAGGGTAGTTTCGGACTACAACGTTATCCCCTACCTTTGGATATAAATCCCAGTTTTCCCGTCAAATTATTAATTATTGCTCTGTTTACCCTGCTTGCTATCTTTGCTCTCTGGCAATTGGGGCGCAATCTGCAACGACAATGGCGCGAAGCGGGGCAAATTAGCGGTAAAAGCTATCAACCGACGCAAAAGAGAGCTTTAATCTTTTGGGGGTTGTTAGGGTCGATAATACTGCTTTTTCTGTATATAAACGGTGTAATTGCCTTGAATGATTATAATTACAAAGCGGGGCTGATGGTGGTAGTTTTAATACTCCTCGCTCTCGTTTATACTGGTTTAGAATTACTTTTGCGATCGCCTTGGGGCCGCATCCTCAAAGCTATCCGGGAAGATGAAGAAATTCCCCGGGCTTTGGGAAAAAATGTCTTTTGGTATAAGTTACAATCTTTGATGTTGGGCGGTGCGATCGCTGGTTTAGCTGGGGCTTTTTTAGCATGGCAATTAACCACCATTTACCCGACTAATTTTGAACCGTTATTGACTTTTAACGCTTGGATTATTATTATTCTCGGTGGCTCTGGTAGCAATGCCGGCACCTTACTAGGAGCAGTAATTTTCTGGGCTTACGATTCCCTAACTCGCTTTATTCTACCCCAATTAGATATTTTTAATGATAGCCAATTAGGGGCTTTAAGGATTATGATTATCGGTCTGCTGCTCATGGTTTTAATGATCTGGCGACCCCAGGGTATCCTCGGCAAAAAAGAGGAGTTAACTTTGGGAAAATAA
- a CDS encoding glucose-1-phosphate thymidylyltransferase, which yields MKALILSGGKGTRLRPLTYTGAKQLVPVANKPILWYGIESIVAAGITDIGIIISPETGEEIRQTTGSGEQFGAKITYIRQDQPAGLAHAVKTAQSFLGDSPFIMYLGDNLIEDDLSPFLDSFQKQSLDALILLRKVSNPSAFGVAKVDETGKVLYLVEKPKEPPSNLALVGIYFFAPTIHQAIASIQPSGRGELEITDAIQELINQNKAVEANKLLGWWLDTGKKDDLLEANRIILDTSLEIALLGEIDPNSQVIGRVQIGQGSKIINSTIRGPVIIGENCQIENCFIGPYSSIANGVKLIDADIEHSVILKDATIIGIHQRIVDSVIGRRAKLEIAPQRPKALRFMIGDDSHVELV from the coding sequence ATGAAAGCACTAATTTTATCCGGTGGTAAAGGTACGAGGTTACGTCCCCTAACCTATACTGGGGCAAAACAGTTAGTTCCCGTGGCCAATAAACCGATTTTATGGTATGGAATCGAATCAATTGTCGCCGCAGGAATTACCGATATTGGCATTATTATCAGTCCCGAAACTGGGGAAGAAATTCGTCAGACCACGGGCAGTGGTGAACAGTTTGGAGCTAAGATCACTTATATTCGCCAAGACCAACCGGCGGGATTAGCTCACGCGGTTAAAACTGCCCAATCTTTCCTAGGAGATTCCCCCTTTATTATGTACTTGGGTGATAACCTAATTGAGGATGATTTATCGCCCTTTTTAGACTCTTTCCAAAAACAGTCCCTTGATGCTTTAATTCTGCTGCGAAAAGTGTCTAATCCTAGTGCTTTTGGGGTGGCAAAAGTAGATGAAACCGGCAAGGTTTTATACCTAGTCGAAAAACCCAAAGAACCTCCCTCAAATTTAGCTTTGGTGGGGATTTATTTTTTTGCTCCCACCATTCACCAAGCGATCGCATCTATTCAACCTTCGGGCCGGGGTGAGTTAGAAATTACCGACGCTATCCAAGAATTAATCAATCAAAATAAAGCAGTAGAAGCCAATAAACTACTGGGTTGGTGGTTAGATACGGGTAAAAAAGATGACTTATTAGAAGCAAATCGGATTATCCTCGATACCAGTCTAGAAATCGCTTTACTAGGAGAAATTGATCCTAATAGTCAGGTGATCGGACGAGTACAAATTGGTCAGGGTAGTAAAATTATTAATAGTACCATTCGCGGGCCTGTCATTATCGGAGAAAATTGTCAGATTGAGAATTGTTTTATCGGTCCCTATAGTAGTATAGCTAATGGAGTAAAATTAATCGATGCCGACATAGAACACAGTGTAATTCTCAAAGATGCCACGATTATTGGCATTCATCAGCGCATAGTTGATAGTGTGATTGGACGACGGGCAAAATTAGAAATTGCTCCCCAACGTCCCAAGGCTTTACGCTTTATGATTGGGGATGATTCCCATGTGGAATTAGTTTAG
- a CDS encoding biotin transporter BioY yields the protein MNTNPNRQPKSRRGGESPPRRSSASVPNELLWALIGLLLTIFSTFVPVSLASWSATGLSSQKLGITYQIGAVLLTGCLGGKNAGLLAQVAYIFLGLTWLPVFAQGGGMGYLKEASFGYILGFMPGAWLCGWLAFRWRAKIETLALSAFAGLLVIHLCGLLYMLGLSIFQPQAGQITFPDSLPTLFMNYSVWPFLGQLVVICVVAIIAFFFRKLLFY from the coding sequence GTGAATACCAACCCCAACAGGCAACCTAAATCACGTCGAGGAGGAGAATCTCCGCCCCGGCGCTCTTCCGCATCGGTTCCCAATGAGTTACTCTGGGCTTTGATTGGTTTGCTGCTGACAATTTTTAGTACATTTGTTCCAGTCAGTCTAGCTAGTTGGTCGGCTACGGGTCTATCTTCGCAAAAACTAGGCATAACTTACCAAATTGGCGCAGTATTATTAACGGGCTGTCTGGGGGGCAAAAATGCCGGGCTTCTCGCCCAGGTGGCCTATATTTTTCTCGGTTTAACTTGGTTGCCGGTGTTTGCCCAGGGTGGGGGAATGGGTTATCTGAAAGAAGCCAGTTTTGGCTATATTTTAGGCTTTATGCCGGGGGCATGGCTGTGTGGTTGGCTGGCTTTTCGCTGGCGTGCCAAGATAGAAACCCTAGCTTTAAGTGCTTTTGCCGGTTTGTTAGTGATTCATCTGTGCGGTTTATTATATATGCTGGGATTGTCGATTTTTCAGCCCCAAGCCGGTCAAATCACCTTTCCCGATAGTTTGCCCACCCTATTTATGAATTATTCAGTCTGGCCATTTTTAGGGCAGTTAGTAGTAATTTGTGTGGTGGCAATTATTGCCTTTTTCTTCCGTAAATTATTATTTTATTGA
- the rfbD gene encoding dTDP-4-dehydrorhamnose reductase → MKKVLLIGAKGQVGQELQVTLPQLGEVISIGREELDLTNSEKIGQLIREIHPDYLVNASAYTAVDKAETEPDLAYSINAIAPKIMAEAAEKTKAKFLHISTDYVFDGRKNTPYLETDLTNPLGVYGQSKLRGEEEIKTVNSQAIILRTAWVYGSYGKSNFVKTMLRLGKEREELKVVVDQLGSPTWAKDIATAITQLLINADNPPGIYNFTNSGVASWFDLTKAIFEEAKISGIPLKIQRVIPITTAEYPTPAVRPAYSVLSSQKISQQLGYIPPYWRDSLKAMLNQLFNL, encoded by the coding sequence ATGAAAAAAGTTTTATTAATTGGTGCTAAAGGTCAAGTAGGACAAGAGTTACAGGTAACTTTACCGCAGTTGGGTGAAGTTATTAGTATCGGTCGAGAAGAACTAGATTTAACCAACTCGGAAAAAATCGGCCAGTTAATTAGGGAAATTCACCCCGATTATCTCGTTAATGCCTCCGCTTACACGGCAGTGGATAAAGCCGAAACCGAGCCAGATTTAGCCTATTCTATCAATGCTATAGCTCCGAAAATCATGGCGGAAGCTGCCGAGAAAACTAAAGCTAAATTTCTCCATATTTCCACCGATTATGTGTTTGATGGTCGAAAAAATACCCCCTATCTAGAAACCGATCTAACTAATCCTTTAGGGGTTTATGGACAATCAAAGTTAAGGGGAGAAGAGGAGATTAAAACTGTTAATTCTCAGGCAATTATCCTGCGGACTGCTTGGGTTTACGGCAGTTATGGCAAAAGTAATTTTGTCAAAACTATGCTGAGATTAGGCAAGGAAAGAGAGGAGTTAAAAGTAGTTGTTGATCAGCTGGGAAGTCCCACTTGGGCAAAAGATATCGCCACGGCCATTACTCAGCTTTTAATTAATGCCGATAATCCCCCAGGAATCTATAATTTTACTAATAGCGGTGTTGCCAGTTGGTTTGATTTAACTAAAGCGATTTTTGAGGAGGCAAAAATAAGCGGTATTCCCTTAAAAATTCAGAGAGTAATTCCCATTACTACTGCTGAATATCCTACCCCAGCAGTGCGTCCGGCTTATTCGGTTCTTTCCAGTCAAAAAATCTCGCAACAATTGGGTTATATTCCTCCCTATTGGCGAGATTCTCTCAAAGCTATGCTCAACCAACTATTTAATCTTTAA